CCGCTGCGAGAGGAGCCGCCACTCCCGATTTGGTCGTGTGCTTCGACCCTCTCGTCCCGAACGGGACGGATGGCGCTGGAGCCGGGTGCCTGCTAGCGTAAATGCATGGAGGAACTGCAATGACCCGACGCTTGACCGCGATCGTTGAGCGCGAGGGTGAGGGCTATGTAGCGCTCTGCCCCGAGCTGGACGTTGCGAGCCAAGGTGAGACCGTGGCAGAGGCTCGCGACAATCTCGCCGAAGCCCTTGCCCTGTTTTTCGAGACC
The sequence above is a segment of the Candidatus Palauibacter australiensis genome. Coding sequences within it:
- a CDS encoding type II toxin-antitoxin system HicB family antitoxin, coding for MTRRLTAIVEREGEGYVALCPELDVASQGETVAEARDNLAEALALFFETAPPGEVDRRLRGEVYVTQIEVAVG